Proteins from one Staphylococcus sp. IVB6214 genomic window:
- the rpsB gene encoding 30S ribosomal protein S2, producing the protein MAVISMKQLLEAGVHFGHQTRRWNPKMKKYIFTERNGIYIIDLQKTVKKVEEAYNFVKQVSEEGGKVLFVGTKKQAQESVKAEAERAGQFYVNQRWLGGILTNFKTISKRVHRISEIEKMEEDGTFDVLPKKEVVELKKEYDRLIKFLGGIRDMKSMPQALFVVDPRKERNAIAEARKLNIPIVGIVDTNCDPDEIDYVIPANDDAIRAVKLLTGKMADAVLEGQQGVSNDEVAAEQNIDLNEDEKAETTEAESTEASVESK; encoded by the coding sequence ATGGCAGTTATTTCAATGAAACAATTGTTAGAAGCTGGTGTTCACTTCGGTCATCAAACACGCCGTTGGAACCCAAAAATGAAAAAGTACATCTTCACTGAGCGTAACGGTATCTACATTATCGACTTACAAAAAACAGTGAAAAAAGTTGAAGAAGCATACAACTTTGTGAAACAAGTATCTGAAGAAGGCGGCAAAGTCTTATTCGTTGGTACTAAAAAACAAGCACAAGAATCAGTGAAAGCTGAAGCAGAACGTGCTGGACAATTCTACGTTAACCAAAGATGGTTAGGTGGAATCTTAACAAACTTCAAAACAATTTCTAAACGTGTACACCGCATTTCAGAAATTGAAAAAATGGAAGAAGATGGTACATTCGATGTACTTCCTAAAAAAGAAGTTGTTGAACTTAAAAAAGAATATGACCGTTTAATCAAATTCTTAGGCGGTATTCGTGATATGAAATCAATGCCACAAGCATTGTTTGTAGTTGACCCACGCAAAGAGCGTAACGCAATTGCAGAAGCACGTAAATTAAACATCCCAATCGTTGGTATTGTTGATACAAACTGTGACCCAGATGAAATCGACTACGTAATCCCAGCGAACGACGATGCGATTCGTGCGGTTAAATTATTAACTGGTAAAATGGCAGACGCTGTCTTAGAAGGTCAACAAGGCGTATCTAACGACGAAGTAGCTGCTGAACAAAACATCGACTTAAACGAAGATGAAAAAGCAGAAACAACTGAAGCAGAATCAACTGAAGCATCTGTTGAATCTAAGTAA
- the codY gene encoding GTP-sensing pleiotropic transcriptional regulator CodY produces MSLLTKTRELSSLLQKHKGISVNFKDVAQTISKVTVTNVFIVSRRGKILGSCLNELLKNDRIIKMLDDKHIPDAYTEKLMHVYETTSNIDIEDPLSVFPLESRSLFEDSKTTIFPIIGGGERLGTLVLGRLTDPFEENDLVLGEYAATVIGMEILREKHSEIEAEARDKAAISMAINSLSYSEKEAIDHIFEELGGTEGLLIASKVADRVGITRSVIVNALRKLESAGVIESRSLGMKGTFIKVKKHAFLDELERME; encoded by the coding sequence ATGAGCTTATTAACAAAGACTAGAGAACTCAGTAGCTTATTACAAAAACATAAAGGAATTTCAGTTAATTTTAAAGATGTTGCACAAACGATTAGTAAAGTAACAGTTACAAATGTATTTATTGTCTCGAGAAGAGGGAAAATTTTAGGATCATGTTTAAATGAATTATTAAAAAATGACCGTATTATCAAAATGTTAGACGATAAGCATATTCCAGATGCTTATACTGAAAAATTGATGCATGTTTATGAAACGACATCTAATATTGATATTGAAGATCCATTATCGGTGTTCCCATTAGAGAGCAGAAGCTTATTTGAAGATTCAAAAACGACGATTTTCCCAATTATCGGTGGTGGAGAACGTTTAGGTACATTAGTGTTAGGTCGTTTGACTGATCCATTTGAGGAAAATGATCTTGTACTTGGTGAATATGCAGCTACCGTTATCGGTATGGAAATCTTGCGTGAAAAGCATTCTGAAATTGAAGCAGAAGCTCGTGATAAAGCAGCAATCTCTATGGCGATTAACTCTTTATCATATTCAGAAAAAGAAGCGATTGATCATATCTTTGAAGAACTTGGTGGTACAGAAGGATTATTGATTGCATCAAAAGTAGCAGATCGTGTAGGTATCACACGTTCAGTTATTGTAAATGCATTGCGCAAGTTGGAAAGTGCAGGCGTTATCGAATCACGTTCACTTGGTATGAAAGGGACATTTATCAAGGTAAAAAAACATGCATTTCTTGATGAATTGGAACGCATGGAATAG